Proteins co-encoded in one Rhodococcus sp. PAMC28707 genomic window:
- the nudC gene encoding NAD(+) diphosphatase: MPRFELAQPPLLSRSPLDRAEESRKDTDTLRAGWPTAKVVQIDHRGRLRIDAAGLVYTPASEVAAEPALDAVFLGVRDGHHLWAQRVGALTGELGDLRTIGERLDETELSILTTALAILNWHARASFSAIDGAATTPSSAGWSRTSTSDGHEEFPRTDPAVICLVHDGADRVLLARAPTWPERRFSILAGFVEAGESLEACVVREISEEVGITVSDITYLGSQPWPFPRSVMIGFSAVGDPEVPLQFLDGEIVEAHWFDRKEVRAALKLGDWAADSDSRLLLPGSISIARGMLEAWAAAD; the protein is encoded by the coding sequence GTGCCACGATTCGAACTTGCTCAACCCCCGCTGCTGTCACGGTCGCCGCTCGATCGCGCGGAGGAGTCGAGAAAAGATACCGATACTCTGCGGGCGGGCTGGCCGACCGCGAAAGTCGTACAGATCGATCACCGAGGTCGGCTCCGGATCGACGCAGCGGGCCTCGTCTACACGCCTGCTTCCGAGGTCGCGGCCGAGCCGGCGTTGGATGCGGTCTTTCTCGGAGTTCGAGACGGCCATCATCTTTGGGCTCAGCGCGTAGGCGCCCTGACCGGAGAGTTGGGGGATCTACGAACAATTGGAGAACGCCTCGACGAGACCGAGTTGTCGATTCTCACCACTGCGCTCGCCATCCTCAATTGGCACGCCAGAGCCAGCTTCAGCGCCATCGACGGGGCGGCGACCACACCGTCGTCCGCAGGATGGTCGCGCACGAGCACGTCCGATGGTCACGAGGAGTTTCCCCGCACGGACCCCGCGGTAATCTGCCTCGTTCACGACGGTGCTGACCGGGTCCTGCTCGCACGTGCACCGACGTGGCCCGAGCGAAGGTTCTCCATTCTGGCGGGATTCGTAGAGGCGGGGGAGTCCCTGGAAGCATGTGTCGTCCGCGAGATCTCCGAAGAAGTCGGCATCACCGTGTCCGACATCACCTACCTGGGAAGTCAGCCGTGGCCCTTTCCCCGGTCGGTGATGATCGGCTTCTCGGCAGTAGGCGACCCGGAAGTACCCCTACAATTTCTGGACGGAGAAATTGTGGAGGCTCATTGGTTCGACCGTAAAGAAGTGCGAGCGGCGCTGAAGTTGGGGGACTGGGCAGCAGATTCCGATTCTCGGTTGCTACTCCCCGGATCCATCTCCATCGCACGCGGAATGCTCGAGGCCTGGGCCGCCGCCGATTAG
- a CDS encoding potassium channel family protein: MAGRLRARLSAGDTLTDRPDFALVGVLRVPELQSSPWRAIYRRILVALGVLLFAALVVWIDRDGYIDAQGDELSFLDSLYYATVSLSTTGYGDVTPITPSARLVNILVLTPLRIFFLILLVGTTLAVLTERSRQAFKIQRWRHKVRNHTVVIGFGTKGRTAVDAMLGDGVPASEIVVVDTDPAVLESASSMGLVTVHGSATKSDVLRLTGAQHAAAIIVATNRDDTAVLVTLTAREIAPKAKIVAAIREAENTHLLRQSGADSVVVSSETAGRLLGIATTTPNVVEMIEDLLTPEAGFAIAEREVERDEVGGSPRHLTDIVLGVVRNGKLFRVGSPEVDAVEATDRLLYIRRVGD, translated from the coding sequence GTGGCAGGTAGGCTACGAGCGCGTCTGAGCGCCGGGGACACGCTGACCGACAGACCCGACTTTGCACTCGTGGGTGTACTTCGCGTGCCCGAACTACAGAGCAGTCCGTGGCGCGCAATCTATCGACGCATTCTGGTGGCACTGGGAGTGTTGCTTTTCGCGGCGCTGGTCGTATGGATCGACCGCGACGGATACATAGACGCGCAGGGCGACGAACTCTCGTTCCTCGACTCCCTCTATTACGCAACCGTCTCGCTCTCCACGACCGGCTACGGTGACGTCACACCGATCACGCCGTCCGCGCGGCTGGTGAATATTCTCGTCCTTACGCCGCTACGAATCTTCTTCCTCATCTTGTTGGTCGGTACGACGCTCGCAGTACTCACCGAGCGCTCCCGGCAGGCATTCAAAATTCAGCGTTGGAGGCACAAAGTGCGCAATCACACCGTGGTCATCGGCTTCGGAACCAAGGGCCGCACTGCTGTGGACGCCATGCTGGGCGACGGTGTTCCTGCATCGGAGATCGTCGTCGTCGACACCGATCCCGCTGTGCTGGAATCTGCGTCGAGCATGGGGTTGGTGACCGTGCACGGTTCGGCTACCAAGTCCGATGTTCTTCGGTTGACCGGTGCACAACATGCGGCCGCGATCATCGTCGCCACCAACCGGGACGATACTGCGGTCCTGGTGACGCTGACTGCGCGCGAGATCGCGCCCAAAGCGAAGATCGTCGCAGCGATCAGGGAAGCAGAGAACACCCACCTGCTGCGGCAATCCGGTGCCGACTCGGTGGTCGTATCTTCCGAGACTGCCGGCCGACTGCTGGGAATCGCTACGACGACGCCGAACGTCGTGGAAATGATCGAGGATCTTCTGACTCCCGAGGCGGGCTTTGCCATCGCCGAACGCGAAGTCGAACGCGACGAGGTCGGGGGTTCTCCTCGCCACCTGACCGACATAGTCCTGGGGGTTGTCCGTAACGGCAAGCTCTTCCGTGTCGGATCGCCCGAGGTCGATGCAGTCGAGGCGACCGACCGCTTGCTCTACATTCGTCGCGTCGGCGACTGA
- a CDS encoding ATP-dependent DNA helicase, producing the protein MMARSKNRTPIDVGSARIDPIELASALGQKHPPTPEQAAVIASAFGPTLVVAGAGAGKTETMAARVVWMVANGFVDPDSVLGLTFTRKAAQQLTSRIRARLARLAGSEVVRALDPSLQLRDRIVSGEPEVSTYHSYAGRLLTEHGLLLPIEPSATLLSETELWQLAHRVVSTWDGDLDTDRNPTSITETVLALSGQLAEHLVDPDDLRQAHTDLDKLVHTLAPGAGQRGGPTKELLDILDAQHKRVALLPLVSRLAETLRREGALDFGSQMSMAARVAAEHPEVGRSERERFRLVLLDEYQDTGHAQRVLLSSLFGGGSDSTLALTAVGDPMQSIYGWRGASAANLPRFATDFPLAGGAPAPRLELSTSWRNPPEALELANLVTAPLRQTGVSVPTLRARPGATPGDIRLTVTDTVLSEREWVGDRIAGEYRSAAENGRTPPTAAVLVRRNADAEPIAEVLRERGLPVEVVGLGGLLHIPEVADVIAMLRVVADPLAGSAAMRILTGSRWQIGAADLRALSRRARELGTRSGYGAVGRVEDAAELDAALGSSLPGEYSEDAGLADAIADPGPAEHYSEMGRRRITALAAELHTLRERIGQPLTELVADIERLMGIGTEAQARTPFTTGGDVGREHLDEFAGVVADYADNPKATITGFLSFLAAAETVENGLAPGEVEVSPHRVQVLTVHSAKGLEWEVVAVPHVSKGVFPSSTASSTWLGAMAELPPALRGDRALDAEGSDGVPVLDLSELYSRKDLQEAVGRHKDALARRRLAEDRRLFYVALTRTERALFVSGHQWDESSSKPRGPSPFLDELKKFVNESAATGSDPVAVIDGWAPAPESGTANPLSAEPYSAIWPRDPLGARRPAVENGARSVIAALSAATSPQEAAPESVTDPENWAADVDALLAEREERSHPTVTIALPENLSVSQLVDLAADPDALAERLRRPLPFPPNPLARRGTAFHAWIERRFGATRLLDLDELPGSADSGAAADIDLETLQHAFLASDWALRSPIEVEVPFETSVAGTVLRGRIDAVFADPDGGWTVIDWKTGKEPTATEEQSVVMQLAAYRIAWAELMSAARPESDPVPLEKVRAAFHYVRSGRTVAPGDLPDVKTLAALIDGTAHVELASEAQVFEAT; encoded by the coding sequence ATGATGGCTCGTTCCAAGAATCGGACTCCGATCGACGTCGGTTCAGCGCGAATCGATCCGATCGAACTGGCGAGCGCTCTCGGTCAGAAGCATCCACCGACACCCGAACAAGCCGCCGTCATCGCATCTGCGTTCGGACCGACACTCGTGGTCGCCGGAGCCGGCGCCGGTAAGACCGAAACGATGGCGGCCCGAGTGGTGTGGATGGTGGCCAACGGCTTCGTGGACCCGGACAGCGTTCTCGGGCTCACCTTCACCAGAAAGGCTGCGCAGCAACTGACGTCGAGAATCCGAGCTCGTTTGGCGCGGCTGGCCGGATCGGAGGTCGTGCGTGCACTCGACCCCAGTCTGCAACTACGTGACCGCATCGTGAGCGGAGAACCGGAGGTCAGCACCTACCACTCGTACGCCGGACGATTGTTGACCGAACACGGACTGCTGTTGCCTATCGAGCCTTCTGCCACGTTGCTCTCGGAAACCGAACTGTGGCAACTCGCCCACCGCGTCGTCAGCACCTGGGACGGAGACCTCGATACCGACCGCAACCCGACGTCGATCACCGAGACGGTGCTGGCGCTGTCGGGGCAACTCGCCGAGCACCTTGTCGATCCAGATGATCTGCGACAGGCACACACCGATCTCGACAAGCTCGTGCACACCCTCGCGCCAGGTGCCGGGCAGCGCGGCGGTCCCACGAAAGAACTGCTCGACATTCTCGATGCGCAACATAAGCGAGTTGCGCTGTTGCCCCTCGTGAGCCGCCTCGCCGAGACACTTCGACGTGAGGGGGCACTCGACTTCGGGAGTCAGATGTCCATGGCTGCACGAGTCGCTGCCGAGCATCCCGAGGTAGGCCGATCCGAGCGTGAACGATTCCGGTTGGTGCTGCTCGACGAATACCAAGACACCGGGCACGCTCAAAGAGTCTTGCTGTCTTCACTATTCGGAGGAGGTTCCGATTCCACCCTTGCCTTGACCGCAGTGGGAGATCCGATGCAGTCGATCTACGGTTGGCGTGGAGCTTCGGCGGCCAACCTTCCGCGTTTCGCGACGGATTTTCCTTTGGCGGGAGGTGCACCTGCCCCGCGCCTCGAGCTGTCGACCAGTTGGCGCAACCCACCGGAGGCGCTCGAGCTGGCCAACCTCGTCACGGCGCCACTCCGGCAAACAGGAGTCAGTGTGCCGACACTTCGCGCACGTCCGGGGGCCACCCCTGGTGATATTCGATTGACGGTCACCGACACAGTGCTCAGTGAACGTGAGTGGGTGGGCGACCGGATCGCGGGGGAGTATCGGTCCGCAGCCGAGAACGGACGCACGCCCCCCACCGCGGCAGTGCTGGTGCGGCGCAACGCGGACGCCGAACCGATTGCCGAGGTTCTACGTGAACGAGGCCTTCCGGTAGAGGTCGTGGGGCTCGGCGGCCTCCTCCACATCCCCGAAGTCGCCGACGTGATCGCGATGCTCAGAGTAGTGGCCGATCCGTTGGCAGGTAGCGCAGCAATGCGAATTCTCACCGGGTCCCGCTGGCAAATCGGTGCCGCAGACCTTCGTGCACTTTCTCGCCGGGCCAGAGAACTGGGCACAAGGTCCGGCTATGGAGCGGTGGGACGCGTCGAGGATGCCGCCGAACTGGACGCTGCGCTGGGGAGCTCGTTGCCCGGCGAGTACTCCGAAGATGCGGGTCTGGCGGACGCAATCGCCGATCCAGGCCCGGCAGAGCACTATTCGGAGATGGGCCGACGCCGTATCACTGCACTCGCAGCAGAGCTGCACACGTTGCGTGAGCGCATCGGTCAGCCGTTGACCGAGCTCGTCGCAGACATCGAACGGCTGATGGGAATCGGGACCGAGGCTCAGGCGCGCACACCGTTCACAACTGGAGGAGACGTCGGCCGGGAACATCTCGACGAGTTCGCCGGTGTCGTTGCTGATTACGCAGACAACCCCAAGGCGACGATCACAGGGTTTCTTTCGTTCCTCGCGGCCGCGGAAACAGTCGAGAACGGTTTGGCCCCCGGCGAGGTCGAGGTGTCACCGCATCGCGTGCAGGTGCTCACGGTGCACTCGGCGAAGGGCCTGGAATGGGAAGTCGTAGCTGTCCCTCATGTCTCGAAGGGCGTGTTCCCGTCGTCGACTGCGTCGTCGACCTGGCTCGGCGCAATGGCCGAGCTACCGCCCGCCCTTCGGGGAGACAGAGCGCTCGATGCGGAGGGTTCCGACGGTGTGCCCGTGTTGGATTTGAGTGAGCTGTACAGCAGGAAGGATCTCCAAGAAGCTGTCGGTCGGCACAAGGACGCGCTGGCCCGTCGCCGTCTCGCCGAGGATCGCCGATTGTTCTACGTTGCGCTTACCCGAACGGAGCGTGCGCTCTTCGTTTCCGGCCACCAGTGGGACGAGAGCAGTTCCAAACCTCGCGGTCCGTCGCCGTTCCTGGACGAGCTGAAGAAGTTCGTCAACGAGTCCGCCGCCACAGGATCCGATCCGGTTGCGGTGATCGACGGATGGGCTCCAGCACCGGAAAGCGGTACCGCCAATCCGCTGAGCGCCGAACCGTATTCAGCGATCTGGCCACGCGACCCACTCGGGGCACGTCGCCCTGCCGTGGAGAACGGCGCGCGATCGGTGATCGCGGCGCTTTCGGCAGCGACGTCACCGCAAGAGGCGGCCCCCGAGAGCGTCACAGATCCTGAGAATTGGGCTGCCGATGTAGATGCCCTCCTCGCCGAACGTGAGGAGCGCTCTCACCCGACGGTGACGATTGCGTTGCCCGAGAATCTTTCGGTGAGCCAATTGGTCGACCTCGCCGCAGATCCCGATGCGTTGGCCGAACGGCTCCGGCGACCGCTACCGTTCCCACCGAACCCGCTCGCGCGGCGCGGGACAGCCTTTCACGCTTGGATCGAACGGCGGTTCGGGGCAACTCGATTGCTCGACCTGGACGAACTTCCGGGCTCTGCGGACAGCGGCGCGGCGGCCGACATCGATCTGGAGACTCTGCAGCACGCGTTTCTCGCGTCCGATTGGGCGCTCCGGAGCCCGATCGAAGTCGAGGTTCCCTTCGAAACATCGGTCGCGGGCACAGTTCTGCGTGGTCGCATCGACGCGGTGTTCGCTGATCCGGACGGAGGCTGGACGGTCATCGATTGGAAGACCGGAAAGGAACCGACAGCTACCGAAGAGCAGTCGGTGGTCATGCAACTGGCGGCCTATCGAATCGCCTGGGCCGAATTGATGTCCGCTGCGCGCCCCGAATCGGACCCTGTCCCGCTCGAGAAGGTTCGTGCGGCATTCCACTATGTGCGCAGCGGGCGCACTGTCGCCCCGGGCGACCTGCCGGACGTCAAGACGCTCGCCGCGCTCATAGACGGAACCGCGCACGTGGAATTAGCCAGCGAGGCACAGGTTTTCGAAGCGACCTAG
- a CDS encoding ATP-dependent DNA helicase gives MTAANPSGAPTIRGGGTTTLFRAPKVKSHRRIWTGPAARLLASNENAAEAASNGSPGWNPWQVLGGPGTGKTALVADYAVSRIVCGDPESVLVLTQSKRAATAVREEITAGLFAGERAPRATREPLVRTVHSYAFAVLRLQAAIYGNPPPRLLTGAEQDAVVREMLRGDIEDGAADWPERVRPALGMSGFVTAVRDLMLRSAERGLGPEDLVKLGRRHTRPEWVAVGKFAARYEQSMLLRGAVGVEAAGATAPGLDAAELIGSALMAFATDPELLASERARIRHLVVDDAQHLDPQAAQLVRLIGINTESTVIAGDPDQSVFTFRGADPSFVADLAEPGSERRIVLDRNFRSSSEIVEITGPIAGRLSGTGRHRGAEAVGEPRYGATRTLVQTLPSVAKEAALIADAMRRAHLDDGMPWSDMAVVVRSVPRTIAPLRRALQSAGVPIVTPASEIPVHRQHGAVGLLLVLRAIVDESFDGEDALALLSGPIGGADPVSLRRLRRGIRRIELSSGGERDSAELLRALIVETAQSPESSRPPESSRPPESSRPTDSDDRDASARPNVRFVAALSDVESAPLRKVLGVVRKASARRSRGVEDVLWAAWQASGLERRWAASSTRGGSTGAQADRDLDAVVALFESAASYVDRLPQAGLAGFVDYISGQQISTSNFIRSTVQPEAVTVLSAHSAAGREWELVAVAGVQEGLWPGLRSRGSLLGTEALVDLAAGIADAGELIDDKLSKTAPLLAAERKLFLVACSRARSVLLVTAVDSSTGDTDLVRSRFIDELQGRGEPDLDAPHAPPAHMSGRILALPMLVAELRSAVCDPIVAEHDPAKHDRAAQQLARLARAGVKGADPKEWFGIGGVSTDSPLWTLEDGPVPLSPSTVEQLTTCPLRWMLDRHGGNDGANSHAVTGTLVHTLVQAVAGKMPPEQVRRALETAWDGVDLGSQWYSRHELERTEAMLNTFEAWLRGTRGELTEIGVEVEVDGILESRSEGEPSVALRGRIDRLERDADGRPVIIDVKTARTVMSKDDARRHSQLATYQVAAAAGAIAGEPAGEPGGARLVFVAKSHNKDGATQRIQPAPTPEVLEEWRDAVHEAASATQGPTFLAFVNDGCRHCPVKSSCPAHETGRQVTDR, from the coding sequence ATGACTGCGGCGAATCCGAGCGGAGCACCGACCATCAGGGGCGGTGGTACCACCACGCTCTTTCGGGCGCCCAAGGTGAAGTCCCATCGCCGCATCTGGACCGGGCCCGCTGCCCGCCTTCTCGCCAGCAATGAAAATGCGGCCGAAGCCGCATCGAACGGATCGCCCGGATGGAACCCGTGGCAAGTCCTCGGTGGCCCGGGTACGGGAAAGACCGCGCTGGTCGCCGACTACGCGGTGTCGCGGATTGTGTGTGGCGACCCAGAATCGGTGCTGGTACTGACGCAATCGAAGCGCGCTGCCACGGCGGTCCGGGAAGAAATAACTGCTGGACTGTTCGCCGGGGAGCGGGCACCACGTGCAACTCGTGAGCCACTGGTTCGGACCGTTCACTCGTATGCTTTCGCCGTTCTCCGCCTGCAGGCAGCCATCTACGGCAATCCGCCACCACGCTTGCTCACCGGTGCCGAGCAGGACGCAGTGGTGCGAGAGATGTTGCGGGGAGATATCGAAGACGGGGCCGCTGACTGGCCCGAGCGCGTGCGTCCTGCTCTCGGCATGTCGGGATTCGTCACCGCGGTTCGTGACTTGATGCTCCGCTCGGCCGAGCGTGGCCTCGGCCCGGAAGATCTCGTCAAGCTCGGGCGTCGGCACACCCGCCCCGAGTGGGTCGCAGTCGGAAAGTTCGCAGCCAGGTACGAGCAGTCGATGCTGCTGCGTGGTGCTGTCGGGGTGGAAGCAGCGGGAGCGACGGCGCCTGGTCTCGATGCTGCCGAGCTCATCGGCAGCGCACTCATGGCATTCGCCACCGACCCCGAGTTGCTGGCGTCGGAGCGCGCTCGGATCAGACATCTCGTGGTGGACGACGCCCAACATTTGGATCCGCAGGCCGCGCAGCTGGTTCGGCTCATCGGCATCAACACCGAGAGCACGGTAATAGCAGGAGATCCGGACCAGTCCGTGTTCACTTTTCGCGGTGCCGATCCGTCGTTCGTCGCCGATCTCGCCGAGCCTGGTTCGGAGCGACGGATCGTCCTCGATCGAAACTTCCGCAGTAGCAGCGAGATTGTCGAGATCACCGGACCGATCGCGGGCAGGCTCTCCGGAACAGGAAGACACCGAGGTGCCGAAGCGGTGGGAGAGCCTCGATACGGTGCAACTCGCACCCTCGTGCAGACCCTGCCGTCAGTGGCCAAGGAGGCGGCACTCATCGCCGATGCCATGCGAAGAGCGCATCTCGACGACGGAATGCCCTGGTCGGACATGGCCGTCGTAGTGCGATCCGTGCCCAGGACGATCGCGCCACTGCGGCGGGCGTTGCAGTCCGCGGGTGTACCGATCGTCACGCCTGCCTCCGAGATCCCCGTGCATCGGCAACACGGGGCGGTCGGTTTACTGCTCGTGCTGCGCGCGATCGTCGACGAATCCTTCGACGGCGAAGACGCTTTGGCGTTGTTGTCCGGCCCGATCGGCGGTGCGGATCCGGTGAGCCTGCGCCGGTTGCGCCGCGGAATACGACGTATCGAGCTCTCCTCGGGAGGCGAACGCGACTCTGCCGAACTGCTGCGCGCTTTGATCGTCGAGACTGCACAATCCCCTGAGTCTTCACGACCTCCTGAGTCTTCACGACCCCCTGAGTCTTCACGACCCACTGACTCCGACGACCGCGACGCGTCAGCCCGTCCCAATGTCCGCTTTGTCGCAGCGTTGTCCGATGTCGAATCTGCGCCGCTGCGCAAGGTACTCGGTGTCGTCCGTAAAGCGTCTGCGCGCCGAAGTCGCGGGGTCGAGGACGTGCTGTGGGCAGCGTGGCAGGCATCGGGCTTGGAGAGGCGCTGGGCCGCGAGTTCGACGCGGGGTGGATCCACCGGTGCGCAGGCCGATCGAGATCTCGACGCCGTCGTCGCATTGTTCGAATCAGCCGCCTCGTATGTCGACCGGTTGCCCCAGGCGGGACTCGCAGGTTTCGTCGACTACATCTCGGGACAGCAGATTTCGACATCCAACTTCATCCGTTCGACCGTGCAACCCGAAGCGGTCACGGTGCTGAGTGCGCACTCAGCAGCTGGTAGGGAGTGGGAACTGGTCGCTGTCGCGGGCGTGCAGGAAGGTTTGTGGCCGGGGCTTCGCTCGCGGGGAAGTCTTCTCGGTACCGAGGCCCTGGTCGATCTCGCTGCCGGAATCGCCGATGCCGGCGAGCTGATCGATGACAAGCTGTCGAAGACAGCACCCCTGCTGGCAGCGGAGCGCAAGCTGTTTCTCGTCGCCTGCTCCCGCGCGCGGTCGGTGCTACTGGTGACCGCCGTGGATTCGAGTACCGGCGACACCGATCTGGTGAGGTCCCGGTTCATCGACGAGCTACAGGGGCGGGGAGAGCCGGACCTCGATGCGCCCCACGCTCCGCCGGCGCACATGTCCGGTCGTATCCTGGCACTGCCGATGCTCGTCGCAGAATTACGCAGTGCGGTCTGTGATCCGATTGTCGCAGAACATGATCCAGCCAAACACGATCGGGCTGCGCAGCAACTTGCTCGGCTGGCGCGGGCAGGTGTGAAAGGGGCGGACCCGAAAGAGTGGTTCGGTATAGGTGGAGTCAGTACCGACTCTCCGCTGTGGACCCTCGAAGATGGGCCCGTACCGCTCTCGCCCTCGACGGTCGAGCAGCTCACCACGTGCCCTCTGCGCTGGATGCTCGATCGGCACGGCGGAAACGACGGCGCCAATTCGCACGCCGTTACCGGCACTCTCGTGCATACCCTCGTGCAGGCTGTGGCAGGCAAGATGCCACCGGAGCAGGTTCGGCGGGCACTCGAAACTGCTTGGGATGGCGTGGACTTGGGCTCGCAGTGGTATTCGCGACACGAGTTGGAAAGAACCGAAGCCATGTTGAATACCTTCGAGGCATGGCTTCGCGGTACTCGCGGCGAACTCACCGAAATAGGCGTCGAAGTCGAGGTCGACGGCATTCTGGAGTCACGGTCCGAGGGAGAACCGTCGGTTGCCCTACGCGGACGGATCGACAGACTCGAGCGTGATGCCGACGGACGCCCCGTGATCATCGACGTCAAGACTGCCAGGACCGTGATGTCGAAAGACGACGCCCGCAGACATAGCCAGCTGGCGACCTATCAGGTCGCAGCGGCGGCGGGTGCCATCGCAGGTGAGCCTGCGGGAGAACCGGGGGGAGCACGATTGGTGTTCGTGGCCAAATCCCACAACAAGGATGGGGCGACGCAGCGAATCCAGCCGGCGCCGACACCGGAGGTCCTCGAGGAGTGGCGTGATGCCGTGCACGAGGCGGCGTCCGCGACGCAGGGGCCGACGTTTCTCGCGTTCGTCAACGACGGGTGTCGACACTGCCCCGTGAAATCGAGTTGCCCAGCGCACGAGACCGGCAGACAGGTGACCGACCGATGA
- a CDS encoding alpha/beta hydrolase, which translates to MPELNFHQYGPDTGPEILAIHGMTGHGARWGDLADNYLPQARVLAPDLIGHGRSPWTPPWDIGAQVDGLKTLLDNHAHGPVLVVGHSYGCALAVHLAVKHPELVRGLVLLDPAIELDPVDLLEVAELTAVHSEYTDAEEAKAEKVNGAWADVPQALLDLEVEQHLEAMDNGRVKWRISTAAIVASWGELARPLLVPPTDTPTVVVQAKRVQPPYVSKELKAAFRAQLGENLTLVQLDCNHMVAQAKPKEVAKLVLELL; encoded by the coding sequence GTGCCAGAATTGAACTTTCACCAGTACGGCCCGGACACCGGACCCGAGATCCTCGCAATCCACGGGATGACCGGCCACGGTGCTCGCTGGGGTGACCTTGCCGACAATTATCTTCCGCAGGCCCGCGTGCTCGCTCCGGACCTGATCGGCCACGGCCGTTCGCCTTGGACGCCGCCGTGGGATATCGGTGCGCAGGTCGATGGGCTCAAGACACTTCTCGACAACCATGCCCACGGGCCTGTTCTCGTCGTCGGCCATTCGTACGGGTGTGCGTTGGCGGTCCACCTTGCCGTGAAGCATCCCGAGCTCGTCCGCGGGCTCGTTCTGCTCGATCCCGCGATCGAACTCGACCCCGTCGACCTGCTCGAAGTGGCCGAGTTGACTGCGGTGCATTCCGAATACACGGACGCCGAGGAAGCAAAAGCCGAGAAGGTCAACGGTGCATGGGCCGATGTACCGCAGGCGCTACTCGATCTCGAGGTCGAACAGCACCTCGAGGCGATGGACAACGGCCGAGTCAAGTGGCGGATATCCACCGCAGCAATAGTCGCGTCCTGGGGCGAACTGGCCAGGCCGCTACTGGTGCCGCCGACGGATACACCGACCGTCGTCGTGCAGGCGAAGCGGGTGCAGCCGCCGTACGTCAGCAAGGAACTGAAGGCCGCATTCCGCGCGCAATTGGGCGAGAATCTCACTCTTGTCCAGTTGGATTGCAATCACATGGTGGCCCAGGCGAAACCCAAAGAGGTTGCCAAGTTGGTCCTCGAATTGCTGTAG
- a CDS encoding MGMT family protein: protein MASITEEHVERVREIIASVPPGRVVTYGDIAAAAGLSSPRTVGWIMRTDSADLPWHRVVPANGRPAAHLATRQLAELQSEGVEICDGRVYLRTARFDLG from the coding sequence ATGGCTTCGATCACGGAGGAACACGTCGAGCGGGTACGCGAGATCATTGCCTCGGTTCCGCCCGGAAGGGTTGTGACCTACGGCGATATCGCAGCGGCCGCAGGATTGTCGAGTCCTCGAACAGTCGGGTGGATCATGCGCACCGACTCGGCGGACCTACCTTGGCACCGCGTCGTGCCCGCCAACGGAAGACCGGCCGCGCATCTGGCGACACGGCAACTCGCCGAGCTACAGAGTGAGGGCGTCGAGATTTGCGACGGCCGTGTATACCTCCGAACTGCCCGCTTCGATCTGGGCTGA